In Pectobacterium actinidiae, the DNA window CTGCCTCTTCTGGTTGGCATGTCGAGGAAATCCATGATTGGGCAGATCCTCAATGTACCGCCTGCACAGCGTGTTTATGGTAGCGTCGCTTGCGCGGTGATCGCCGCGATGCAGGGAGCACAGATTATTCGCGTTCACGATGTTAAAGAAACGGCCGATGCCATGCGCATTGTTGAAGCTACCCTTTCTGCGAAGGAATAAAAACGAGATGAGTAACCGCAAATATTTTGGTACCGATGGCGTACGCGGCAAGGTTGGCGATACGCCGATTACACCTGATTTTGTGCTTAAACTGGGTTGGGCCGCCGGGAAAGTTCTCGCGCGACATGGTTCTCGTAAGATTATTATCGGCAAAGATACCCGTATTTCTGGCTACATGCTGGAGTCTGCGCTGGAAGCTGGGCTGGCTGCTGCGGGGTTGTCGGCTTCTTTTACCGGCCCGATGCCAACGCCTGCGGTTGCTTATCTTACCCGTACGTTCCGTGCTGAAGCAGGCATCGTTATTTCGGCTTCTCATAACCCGTATTACGACAACGGTATTAAATTTTTCTCAATTGACGGCACCAAGCTGCCGGATGATGTAGAAGAAGCGATCGAAGCTGAGCTGGAAAAACCGCTGACGTGTGTTGAGTCAGCTGAATTAGGTAAAGCCAGCCGCATTGTTGATGCTGCCGGACGCTACATCGAATTTTGCAAAGGGACATTCCCGAGCGAACTGAGCCTGAATGGCTTAAAGATTGTCGTCGATTGCGCCAATGGTGCTACCTATCATATCGCCCCCAGCGTATTGCGCGAACTTGGTGCTAAAGTCATCACGATTGGCTGTGAGCCGGATGGGATGAACATCAATGAAGAGTGTGGCGCGACGGACGTCAGACAGCTACAGGCGCGTGTACTGGCTGAAAAAGCGGACGTTGGGCTAGCGTTTGACGGCGATGGCGATCGGCTCATCATGGTCGACCATCTAGGCAACAAAGTCGATGGCGATCAGATTCTATATATCATCGCCCGTGAAGGTTTACGTCAAGGGCAACTGCGCGGTGGCGCGGTGGGCACGCTGATGAGTAACATGGGGCTTGAGGTTGCGTTAAAGCAACTGGGTATCCCGTTTGCTCGTGCCAAAGTGGGTGACCGCTATGTATTAGAAACGATGCAGGCAAAAGGGTGGCGCATCGGGGCAGAAAACTCCGGTCATGTGATCCTACTGGATAAAACCACGACAGGCGACGGTGTGATTGCTGGTTTGCAAGTCCTTACCGCGATAGTGAAAAACCATATGAGCCTGCATGATTTATGCAGCGGTATGAAGCTGTTTCCACAGATTCTGGTTAACGTGCGGTTTACGGGCGAACACGATCCGCTGGAAGATAAAAACGTGCAGCAGATTACGCAGGATGTGGAAAAAGAATTGGCTGGACGCGGGCGGGTATTGCTACGTAAATCCGGCACTGAGCCACTCATCCGTGTCATGGTTGAGGGTGAACACGAAGAGACGGTCATCGCGTTGGCGAATCGTATTGCTGATGCGGTGAAAGCCGTCGGCTGAGGGCTTTTTTGATTCGCCAATCAGGTAGATAAGGCTTTCTATAGCTATCTTGTGTCGAAAGCCGCTGTTTTTTTCTGCAATCAACCTGCGGCGACTAAATTACCCTTGCGTACGCTACATCCTTTGGTTAGTATTCAGACCCGCTTGATAAGGGATGTTCTACATCCTGCTTAGCGGAATGACACGCGGTTTACCGCCAGAATATAGCATCTCCATGAATCATGGGGAAAACGGTTAACGGGTACGACTATGTACGAAGCTCTATTAGTAATTTTCCTGTTAGTATCGATCGGGCTTGTTGCCTTGATCATGCTTCAGCAGGGTAAAGGTGCTGATATGGGAGCGTCGTTCGGAGCAGGTGCTTCTGCCACTTTGTTCGGTTCGAGCGGCTCTGGTAATTTCATGACCCGCATGACGGCGATACTGGCGACCCTGTTCTTCATCATCAGTCTGATTCTGGGCAACTTAAGTTCGCTGCAGAAAAAAGGCGGTGCATGGGATAACCTGAGCCAGCCAGAAAAAGCTGAGCAGACGACAACGCCTGCTGCGCCTTCAACACCGGCGAGTGACATTCCGAAGTAAGCGTTTTAAAGCAGTAATTGTGATGCCGTGGTGGTGGAATTGGTAGACACGCTACCTTGAGGTGGTAGTGCCCGATTGGGCTTACGGGTTCAAGTCCCGTCCTCGGTACCAACATAAAAAATAGACGTCAATGGACGTCTATTTTTTTGTCTTTAATTTACTCTCTCAGCGCCTTACAGGCGTACCAACTGCTTGCCAAAGTGTTTGCTGTCTAATAGGTCGATAAAGGCTTGGGGCGCATTCTCTATTCCCTCAACAATGTTCTCTCGATATTTTAATCGTTCTTTCTCAACGGCATCCAACAGCCAGATGTTTGCTTCCGCATAGTCTTTGAACCATTCTGTCACAAGAAAAAAGCGGCTTAGCGGGGCATCGGGTAGCGAAGAGAAAAATGCTACCGTGCTGGATGCGTCAACGTCAGGATCCTGATTGTATTGTGCCGCACTGCCACAGACGGGGACTCTTGCGCCTTCGTTAAGCAGTTTGGCAACGAAAAGTGAAACTCTGCCGCCAACGTTTTCAAAATAGATATCAATTCCGTTAGGGCAGGCAGCCCGCAAGGCGTGATTTAAGTCATCTTCTTTATAATTAATGCAGGCGTCGAAGCCTAATGTCTCAACGACATAGCGACATTTCTCTTCGCTTCCAGCCAGACCGACAACCCGGCATCCAGCTTGTTTACCTAACTGACCGACGACGGAACCTACGCCCCCTGATGCGGCGGAGACCACCAGCGTTTCTCCCGCTTTAGGTTTGGCAATTTTGTTCATGCCAAAATAAGCGGAACGTCCCGGTGTACCCACCACGCCGAGAAAAATAGAGGGGGATAGGGTCGTTGACGGCAGGCGATGTGTAATAAAATCTTGAGGTGTACCGACATAGTATTTCTGCCAGCCTGAAAAGGTGAACACACAATCTCCAACCTTAAAGTGTGGGTTCTTCGTTGCCACGACGTAGCCTACCGTTTCGCCTTGAATCACTTCTCCCTGTTTGATTGGGCTCACATAGGCTGTGTTCTTGTTAAGCCGTGGGCGTGTATAAAGATCAATAGATAGCCATTTGTTTTCAACCAGATATTCGCCGGGCTGTAGTGCATTGATATGGCGTTCTTCGAGCCTGAAATCCTCTAACTGTGCGGGGCCATCAGGATGACGATTCAATACAATCAGCTTGTTTTCTAACGGATTCATAATATTCCCTATATTTATCATTCATGATGTTATGCACTACCTGTCGCGCTGATCAGGCAGCGTTATCGTGTGCGAGTGAGGACCAGCGATGCTTTGGCCATCGGAAACTGAAGATCACCAGCAGTAGCGTAAGCGGCCATCCGCTGATGAGGACAATCGTATCCATCGGTAGCCCAGGCTGGCGGGAAAGGAGGTAGATAATGATGGCTTTCACCAGATAAACCAGAATCCAGACCAGTGATACCTCGTTCCAGACTCGGACGTACTGCGGTGTGCCATAAACGGGGAGCGTCTTAAGCGCTGGCGTAGCTTGTTCCGCCAATGTTTGTATGACTGGACGCCCCTTGAGGCTGTAAAGGGTAAAAATAATCACGGTTGATATTGCGCCGCTGATCGACAAAAAGACGCTCTCCTGATGCATATCAAACAGGATGACGCCTTCCAGATAAAGGTAGTGGCTAAGCCCCGACACAAGGATGAGAGCAATGATTGGCAGATAGCCTTGCCAACGGCTGATGAGTTGCAGTACACCGGAATAGATCGCGGTTATTAACAGCGCGACGCCCGCCCCCCATTGTAAAAATGCGATGTTGTAAATAATGACCGGTATGATGATGGTCAGAAGCGCATCGCGCGATACCAGATATCGCCAAACGGTTAACGACGGGGGATGGCCCATGTTCTCTCCTCACTTACGTCATAAAATCGCCGTTCTGCGTTGGAAACCGCAGACGGCGAATGTGTTATTGCCATACTTTTTTGAGCTGTTCGGCTATGCGAGAAATATGTGGGGCGTTCATCATTGAGATATGATCGCCGGAAGTTGGCAGTACCGTCAGGCAACCTGAAGTGAGGCGACGCCATCCCAGTCCAGTCTCTGGCAGACGGATACGACCGGGTAAAATATCTTCCGCTTCGACGACCAGCACATCACCTGAGTAGCACTCGCCACGGTAAGCATCTGTCGCATAGATATGGGTTTGCAGGATATTGATAAAATCCTGAAATGCTCCAGGCCCAATCGACTCAGGAACCAGTCCCACACGTTTGAACTCAGCCAGAAAGCGCGACGTTCGTTGCGCATTGCTCATGTCTGCAAGCGACTGCTCCGAAAGATCGAAAGACGCACCGGTAAACAACGCCACTTTATGTGCGAAATACGCCAGACGTTCCGCCTCATTCATGCCTGCTGAGTCGTCGATGTTGATCTCTGGTGCTGGTTGGTCCAACACGAGTACCGTCGGTGTTATGCCTTTTCTCGTGAGCTGCTGCGCCATTTCAAAAGCGATAGTTGCGCCGAGAGACCATCCTCCTAATACCAGACGAGAATGATGAACGATGTCGCCAGCTTCTGAGAGATAGAAAGCGGCGAGTGTTTTGATGTCGGCGTTATAAGGCTGGTTAACGCTGAAATCGGGCACCTGAATGCCATAGATCGGATAGCGCTCGCCCAATTCACGCGCCAGCGCGGAATAGCACAGCACGTTACCGCCTGCTGGATGGATCAGAAGTAAAGTGGGTTTATCTTCAGGCTGCCCACGATTGATCGTCACTCTTGCGGTTTGAGTCTGTGATCCCTTTTCTTCAATCACTCGGGCCAATTGGGCAATGCTGCTATTTTCGAACAACTGCCCAAGAGACAGTGATGTCCCAAAGTGCTGGTTAACGCTCAGGATGAGCTTTAATGCGCTGAGAGAATTCCCGCCAAGGGTAAAGAAGTTCTCCTGCGTATCAATCGTCTCGCTTTGTAAAATGTCGCGATAAATTTCATGCAGGTCGTGTTCGCGCTGATTTTCCGGCGCATGGAGTGCTACGCGCTTTTCTGCTGAGGGCAGGGGTAACGCGGCATAATTTATCTTACCGCTGGCGGTTAATGGCATCGCCTCTAGCCATACCCAGCGTTCGGGATGCATATAGTCTGGCAGTTTTTTTTGCAGCGCCGTTTTTACCGTGGTCTGGCTGGGTTCATCAATGCCGCACAGGTATGCGGTTAAGACGGTTTCCCCGTGGTGCAGCGTGTTTTGTTTAATGGCAACGTGGGTCGCATTAGCAACCTGTTGCAATGCCTGCTCAATCTCCGTCAGTTCAACACGATAGCCGCGCACTTTAACCTGACGATCCAAACGCCCCATAAATTCAAGATTGCCATCAGGCAGGAGGCGACCTTTGTCACCGCTGCGATAGAGCCGTTCGCCCTCCAGATAAGGGTGAGGAATAAAGCGGGCGTTATTTTGATCTGGCAGGCCGATGTACCCTTCTGCGACATGTGAACCGCCCAGATAAATTTCGCCCGGTAAGCCCGTCGGAACGAGCTGGTGATAAGCATCAAGTAGCAGGACATGGCTATCGGACAGAGGCTTACCGATGGGCAAATAGTCACCTGAAAGGCGACAGAGATCGTCCGGCACTGGATAGGTGGTGACGCCGACGGTGCATTCTGTTGGACCATAATGGTTGAGGATGCGACAGGACGTTTGGAACTCGCGTACGCGCTTGATGAGTGACAGAGGAACGCGTTCTCCGCCGATAACCAGCAACTGGCGAGGCAACAACGCGTTAGCCTGCGGTGACGTTAGTAACGTCGCTAAATGCGACGGCGTGATTTTTATGCAATCGACCGGATAGTGCGCCAGATAAGCGAACAGCTCCTGTGGGGAGCGGAGTAATTCCGTGCTGATCACCTCTAACTGACCTTGGTGAATCAGTGCAGGGAACAGAACCGTGTGTGCCAAATCGGTTGTGAAGGATGAAAACATGCCGTAGCGGGCATCGGGCGGCAGGTTGAGCACGGATCGAATGGCCTGACAGTAGTGGCTAAGCTGTGAGTGTTTGACACGAACGCCTTTTGGTTTGCCGGTACTGCCCGAGGTATAAATGATGTAAGCTGGGCCATCCGTAACCTGTGGTTGTGATGGATTGCTCACCGGCATCCTACTGCGATTTTGTCTTACGTAGAGGCAGGGGAGCGTGTCACCGGGTGACTGTTTGTCGATGATGACGCAACGGGCGGCGGAGTTTTTCAGGATGAACTCAACCTGCTGTGCAGGAAGATCCATATCGACCGGGACATAGCATCCGCCAGCTTTTAACACGGCCAGAATCGCGACGACGTAATATTCGCTTTTCGGCATGAACAGTGCGACACACTCCCCCTGCGCAATGCCGTCTTTCTGGAGCTGATGTGCCAGTTGGTTTGCCCGTTCATTGAGCTGAGCATAGCTGAATGCGCGCCCTTCACAACGAACGGCGATGGCATCGGGATTTTGTCGTGCCTGTTGTTCAAACTGCATATGCACCGCAGGCGGGAACGCGGTAGCGGTCGGGTGGCACTGTGCAATGGTCGCACTACGTTCTTCACCGCTTAGCAGTGAGATATCCCGGACGGTTAATTGCGGCTGGGTGATTAAGGTTTCGAGAAGAGTCCGCAGATCGTTCAGCATGCGCTGGATAGTGCTGCTGGAAAATAATGCGCTGCTGTAGTTCATGGTGAACAACAGGCCGTCACTATCTTTGTCTTCCTCTACCCATAAGTTCAGATCCAGTTTAGCGGTACCGTAATCCACTTTTAACGGCTTATATTTGAACCCGCCATGGCTACTGTGAAAATGAGGGAAGACCTGATACGTCAAGATTGCCTGGAAGATCGGATTGATCTGGGGATTACGCACATAGGTAATTTCGTCCAGAATATAATTGAACGGTACATCCTGGTATCTCAAGGTTTCTTCACACTCGGCGCGCGCGCCCTCGATCAGGGAGGCGACACTGGCATTAGGATCGATATCAAAACGCAATGGCAGGGTATTCATGAATAGCCCCATCATGTTTTGCGTGGCAGGTAAATTGCGATTGGCAAACGGTGCGCCGATGATGATTTCCTGCTGCCCGCTGTATTTGTGCAGCAGGAGTTGGTATGCCGTGAGGATAACGTGGAATTGTGTTGCCTGATGCTGTGTTGCACAGGTTTGCAAGCGCTGGCAGAAAGACGCATCAAAGAACTGGCTGACGATTCCCCCGGTGGTGCTCATTTTGGCTGGGCGAGGGTAGTCCGTTGCCAGATCTAACTGCCCTGTGATGCCATCCAGCTTTTTTGCCCAATAGGCCAACCCGGTCTGGTATTCGCCCTCGGTATACCATCGATCTTCCGCCAGCGCGTAGTCGGCGAACTGGAGCGTTTTTTCGATGGGTAATGTCCCACCCTGTAGCAGACGAAAGTAGTTTTCCATCAGCATTTTGAAGAACACATTGACCGTCCACCCGTCGGAAATAATGTGATGAAAGGTCAGGAACAGGACATAGTCGTGCTGATGGGTTTTGACCATATGGAGATAAACCAGCGGGCCATTCTCCAAATCAAAAACGGTATTTCCTTTCGCCTTGGCCGTCTCCGAGACATATTTTTCAATGTCTTCTTCGCTGAATGCGGAGATATCTTCAAAGCTGAACGAGAAAGACATATCGTCAGCAATGCACTGGTGTACATCGTTATCGACTAGCCGGAATGTTGTACGCAGAATGTCATGCTGTTGCATCAGATAGTTGAGTACCTGCTGTACTCGTTGCGGCTCCATATCGTGCTCGATCCTGCAGGCAAGCACATACGGATTGTTATAGACCTGGCTATCATCAAGATATTGGGAGAGCATCCAGATGCGCTTCTGCGCGCTGGTCATGGGGAAATGTACTCTGCCGGGTGTCGCGTGCGGAGCAATGGTTTTACCTGATGGTGTCTTGCTCGTTCTCTTCTTTTCTCTCGCCAGCTTTTTGAGTTCATCCAGACTAAGCGAGGTCAGTTTTGCGGTGGGAAGCTGCGTCATTATCGAGTCTCATTTTGTGGCATTCGGTTTTACATTTGTGGCCGCCTTCGATAGGCCTACTGAAGGCGGCCGTTCCCTTATTCCTGTAATAAGGCTTCCAGCTCGGTAAGGATCAGCGTTGCTAACCCTTTCACGGTCTGGTTCTGGTAAAACAGATCAACGCGAATATCGATTTCAAATATGCCGGAAACGGTAGACACGACCTGTACTGCCAGCAGCGAGTTACCGCCCAGTTCAGTAAAGCTATCGTTAACGCCGATCCCCGAGATCCCCAGAATGGACTGCCAGACTTTGACGATCTCCTTCTCAATGTCATTTTCTGGCGCGACGTAATCCACAGAGAGGACTGGTCGGGCATACCCTTCCGTTGCTTCGCTATCCTGCAAGATGAATTCAGGCGTTTCCTGTTCAGGAATCGACTCATAAATGAGCTGGTTCAGATCGCTGGTAACAACCACCAACTGTGCAAATTCCAGATGCGCGAGCTGGCGTTTGATTGCGTCCAGCCCTTCTGGCAACAGAATGTCTTTATCTGCCAGATTTACTTTTACTGCTGCTGTGGTTGAGGCGCTTTCTGACGTAGCGAGCTGATTGCCCATCGTCATCTTCATCAGCGTGTAGTTTTCCAGGACCAGCAGCGGAACGCCCTCTGATGACAGGAACGTGATATCCATGACGATGGCGCTATCCTGCGGCTGATAGGCCTGCTTGAGCCTGGCGTGGACGTAGCACTCTTTCCCCAGTGGCGATAAGAAGGTCATCTTGCCATAGCTGATAGGCAGGAAATTTTCCTGTGTAATCAATGACAGGCAGGAGATGGCCGTGGCATCAATCACTGCGGGATGGTACGGGTAGCGGGTAAGATCGTGCGTATAGTCGCTCCCCAATACTTTGTGTATCAGCCATTCGTTATTACCCTGAACGATCTCGCGGTGGTTGTTCCAGCGCTGGCTGAACGACAGGAAATTTTCGCCCGTGTTGGCATTTCCCAGCTCGGTGATAAACGGCGCATAGGGAACCTGCGTGGTGCAGCGCTGTTTGATGGTGTCAATCGATTGTGGCGTGAGGTCAGCCGTTGCAGTGCTGTGGCCTATGCCTCCGAACGCGTGTTCCTGCCATGCCAGTTCAAGTACGCCCTGAGTTTTGAGGCTGAATTTATAGCCTTTCCCCTCTGGCGTGATGAATAGCCTCATCTGACGCGGCCAGGCGTCGGTATAGATCACCGGCTTGGTCAGCATCAGGTTTTTGACCTGAAGACTTTCCTGAGGCTTAAAGCACGTCATGAACTCATGCAGCAGCGATAAGATTGTCGCGCCCACCAGTGAGGGCTGCTTCGCGAGGCGGTGCTCATCGATGACCCAGTCTTGCACGGTGAGATTAACCTGATAGCTTTCCTGCATACCTTCGCGCTCAAGGTACGTAAGCAGGTCGCCTTTGGTTTCCTCAACCGCCGCCAGCTTGCTGTTTTTCTTCTCCTGCAACTGCTTGCCCCAACGGACAGCCATTCCTACATCGCCCCATTTTCCCCAGTTCAGCGAGACGGTGCGTCCGCGGCGGTGCTGGTTGCGGTAATGTGCAAAGGCATCCATAAAGGCGTTACCCGCGCAGTAATCGATGCGGGCTTCGTCACCGACGATGGAGGTTATGGAAGAGAATAAAATAAAGAAGTCAGGCTGTTTGTCCTGTAGCAATTCATCCAGAATGAGCGATCCTGCGACTTTGGGATCGAGCACGTTGGCGCAATCGGCGTCATTCTTCAGAGGAATGATGCCGCCACCAGCCACGCCTGCCGTATGGAACACCCCGTCAATCTGCGGAAACGCGGACAACATCTCGCGCATACCGTGGTAATCATTCACGTCAACCTGTGCCAGATGGATCGTGTTGCCACGGGCTTCCAGACGTAAAACGCTCGCCAGTTTCTCACTGATAGGATCGTCAACCGGATGCTGTTGGATCCAGGCTTGCCACTCTTCACGCGGTGGTAACGCGGCGCGGTAAGTCAGGATGATCGCTGCATTGCTTTTTTCAGACAGGTGGTTGGCGAGCAGGATCCCCAATCCGCCGAGGCCACCAGTGATGAGGTAAACGCCGTCATCTTTCAATTCGGCAGGTAAACCGAGAGTGTCCTGCTTCAGATGTACGGCCTGATAACTTTCTTCCCAGCGTTGGTTTCCACGGTAAGCCACCAGATTGCCGTGTGTGGCGATATGGCTTTCTGCAATCAGATTGTGGGCAACTTCATCAAGCTGTTCGGCATTCTGTTTGAGATCGATATCCACCAGGTGACATTGCACTTCAGGATACTCGTGGTAGAACACGCGCGAAGGCCCGACCAGTAACGCATTCTCTGGTGAGCTAATGCGCTCACCCATCACGCTGAACGTGTTGCTGGTAGCGAAGGTCACATGCAGGTCGTCCAGCACATTCTCGTTCACCAGCGCTTGCTGGAGATAGAGGGCAGGGTAGAACGTGTTCAGCGGTGAGGAGAGATAGGTGTGATCAAGCGGCTGGACCTGTTCCTCGGCCGTCAGGTTCCATAAATACAGGATACGTGATGGACGTAATCCTTGTTCTGTCAGGCTTTTCAGCAGCCGGACATAGTCGGCGCGCGAGGATACGTTGAGGGTGTATCGGCCTTCGGAAAGCGTTTCCTGATACTGCGTTCCCGGGCTGACAAAAAAGACCTTATGCCCGTCTTTTTCCAGTAGCGGTTTCGCACGTTCGGCGATACCCAGCGTATCGGCCAAAAGCAGCCAGCAGGTGTTCTCCGCTTCAACGCGTTTGCCCGCCATGTATTTCGCTGGAATCGTTTTCTTCCAGGTCGGCATATAGAACCAATCGCCGATATCGGCCTGTTTGCGCTTTTTAGCCTTAACGGATTGCTCACTCTGCATGTCATGACTGGCTGACGACAGGGCTGGCAGGGCGAAGCGTTTTCGCTCGAAAGGGTAGCCCGGCAGCGGGATGCGGCGACGGCGCTGTTCTGAATGATGCTGATGCCAGGGAACGTTTACGCCGCTTGCCCAAAGTGCGCCGAGCGTCGAGAGGAGGTACTCGCCGGATAAGGCAACGTCTTTCGCCGTTGGCAGGGAGGCATAAATCAATGCACCATCTTCTGCGCTGAAATGCTGCTTGGCGGACGATTCCAGCGAGCGTCCCGGTCCGACTTCAAGGAATACGAAATCGTGATACTCGTCAGCCATCAGCGTTTTAAAAGCATGAGAGAACATGACTGTGTTGCGAACATGTCCAACCCAATAATCGCTGCTTTTAGCGACATCTTCACTCATCCATTCCCCGTTGACGGTCGAAACAATAGGGATTTTCGGTGCATGTAACTCGATGCTGTCAATGACCTTTTTGAAGGCGGGCAGCATAGGTTCCATCATGTGTGAGTGGAATGCGTGT includes these proteins:
- the glmM gene encoding phosphoglucosamine mutase → MSNRKYFGTDGVRGKVGDTPITPDFVLKLGWAAGKVLARHGSRKIIIGKDTRISGYMLESALEAGLAAAGLSASFTGPMPTPAVAYLTRTFRAEAGIVISASHNPYYDNGIKFFSIDGTKLPDDVEEAIEAELEKPLTCVESAELGKASRIVDAAGRYIEFCKGTFPSELSLNGLKIVVDCANGATYHIAPSVLRELGAKVITIGCEPDGMNINEECGATDVRQLQARVLAEKADVGLAFDGDGDRLIMVDHLGNKVDGDQILYIIAREGLRQGQLRGGAVGTLMSNMGLEVALKQLGIPFARAKVGDRYVLETMQAKGWRIGAENSGHVILLDKTTTGDGVIAGLQVLTAIVKNHMSLHDLCSGMKLFPQILVNVRFTGEHDPLEDKNVQQITQDVEKELAGRGRVLLRKSGTEPLIRVMVEGEHEETVIALANRIADAVKAVG
- the secG gene encoding preprotein translocase subunit SecG; the encoded protein is MYEALLVIFLLVSIGLVALIMLQQGKGADMGASFGAGASATLFGSSGSGNFMTRMTAILATLFFIISLILGNLSSLQKKGGAWDNLSQPEKAEQTTTPAAPSTPASDIPK
- a CDS encoding NADP-dependent oxidoreductase, yielding MNPLENKLIVLNRHPDGPAQLEDFRLEERHINALQPGEYLVENKWLSIDLYTRPRLNKNTAYVSPIKQGEVIQGETVGYVVATKNPHFKVGDCVFTFSGWQKYYVGTPQDFITHRLPSTTLSPSIFLGVVGTPGRSAYFGMNKIAKPKAGETLVVSAASGGVGSVVGQLGKQAGCRVVGLAGSEEKCRYVVETLGFDACINYKEDDLNHALRAACPNGIDIYFENVGGRVSLFVAKLLNEGARVPVCGSAAQYNQDPDVDASSTVAFFSSLPDAPLSRFFLVTEWFKDYAEANIWLLDAVEKERLKYRENIVEGIENAPQAFIDLLDSKHFGKQLVRL
- a CDS encoding non-ribosomal peptide synthetase; this translates as MTQLPTAKLTSLSLDELKKLAREKKRTSKTPSGKTIAPHATPGRVHFPMTSAQKRIWMLSQYLDDSQVYNNPYVLACRIEHDMEPQRVQQVLNYLMQQHDILRTTFRLVDNDVHQCIADDMSFSFSFEDISAFSEEDIEKYVSETAKAKGNTVFDLENGPLVYLHMVKTHQHDYVLFLTFHHIISDGWTVNVFFKMLMENYFRLLQGGTLPIEKTLQFADYALAEDRWYTEGEYQTGLAYWAKKLDGITGQLDLATDYPRPAKMSTTGGIVSQFFDASFCQRLQTCATQHQATQFHVILTAYQLLLHKYSGQQEIIIGAPFANRNLPATQNMMGLFMNTLPLRFDIDPNASVASLIEGARAECEETLRYQDVPFNYILDEITYVRNPQINPIFQAILTYQVFPHFHSSHGGFKYKPLKVDYGTAKLDLNLWVEEDKDSDGLLFTMNYSSALFSSSTIQRMLNDLRTLLETLITQPQLTVRDISLLSGEERSATIAQCHPTATAFPPAVHMQFEQQARQNPDAIAVRCEGRAFSYAQLNERANQLAHQLQKDGIAQGECVALFMPKSEYYVVAILAVLKAGGCYVPVDMDLPAQQVEFILKNSAARCVIIDKQSPGDTLPCLYVRQNRSRMPVSNPSQPQVTDGPAYIIYTSGSTGKPKGVRVKHSQLSHYCQAIRSVLNLPPDARYGMFSSFTTDLAHTVLFPALIHQGQLEVISTELLRSPQELFAYLAHYPVDCIKITPSHLATLLTSPQANALLPRQLLVIGGERVPLSLIKRVREFQTSCRILNHYGPTECTVGVTTYPVPDDLCRLSGDYLPIGKPLSDSHVLLLDAYHQLVPTGLPGEIYLGGSHVAEGYIGLPDQNNARFIPHPYLEGERLYRSGDKGRLLPDGNLEFMGRLDRQVKVRGYRVELTEIEQALQQVANATHVAIKQNTLHHGETVLTAYLCGIDEPSQTTVKTALQKKLPDYMHPERWVWLEAMPLTASGKINYAALPLPSAEKRVALHAPENQREHDLHEIYRDILQSETIDTQENFFTLGGNSLSALKLILSVNQHFGTSLSLGQLFENSSIAQLARVIEEKGSQTQTARVTINRGQPEDKPTLLLIHPAGGNVLCYSALARELGERYPIYGIQVPDFSVNQPYNADIKTLAAFYLSEAGDIVHHSRLVLGGWSLGATIAFEMAQQLTRKGITPTVLVLDQPAPEINIDDSAGMNEAERLAYFAHKVALFTGASFDLSEQSLADMSNAQRTSRFLAEFKRVGLVPESIGPGAFQDFINILQTHIYATDAYRGECYSGDVLVVEAEDILPGRIRLPETGLGWRRLTSGCLTVLPTSGDHISMMNAPHISRIAEQLKKVWQ
- a CDS encoding type I polyketide synthase; protein product: MKQQEQFRDKDIAIVGMSARFPGAEDTAIFWQNLLDGVETISTFSEEELRESGIEEEMIASPNYIRRRGILGNAQHFDANFFDITPRDAEIMDPQHRVFLECCWHAFEDAGYVPATYPGKVGIFGGTGTAWHLSKVNAHPEVQKYASGASVVTNNDKDYVTTRVSYKLNLKGPSVNVQTACSTAMVAVVMGMNSLLNGESDLIVAGGVSVDTPERRGYPYMQGGMESADGRCYAFDSRANGTVFSRGAGVVLLKRLNDAVRDGDHIYAVLKGGAVNNDGNLKAGFTAPSIDGQIAVAKQAIANAQLDPATINFVEAHGTATALGDPIEFTSLTQTFQEYTDKTQYCRLGSVKTNIGHTDAASGMASLIKASLALETGKLPASLHFESPNPNIEFETSPFIMNTELSELEPSETPHRALVNSFGVGGTNACVILEAAPPLNAGDTHDDSLLVLPFSAKSRTALEDMKRRLRDYLSAHDDANLADIAYTLQVGRQKFSHSTAIIGKDRDSLLTKLDQPSLVVTQQGKNQKSVVFMFPGQGNQYVNMARELYDTYDVFRASMDQCCDYLEPILDVNLTSIIFQDSDDIAESRINETQFTQPSLFVVEYSLAKLWMSWGIQPDVMIGHSVGEYVAACLSGVFSLEDALKAVAMRGKMVQALPAGDMLAVLLDEESLKAKLHGSKLEIAAVNYPGLCVIAGASNDVARFQQQLEDSNIFCKHLDTSHAFHSHMMEPMLPAFKKVIDSIELHAPKIPIVSTVNGEWMSEDVAKSSDYWVGHVRNTVMFSHAFKTLMADEYHDFVFLEVGPGRSLESSAKQHFSAEDGALIYASLPTAKDVALSGEYLLSTLGALWASGVNVPWHQHHSEQRRRRIPLPGYPFERKRFALPALSSASHDMQSEQSVKAKKRKQADIGDWFYMPTWKKTIPAKYMAGKRVEAENTCWLLLADTLGIAERAKPLLEKDGHKVFFVSPGTQYQETLSEGRYTLNVSSRADYVRLLKSLTEQGLRPSRILYLWNLTAEEQVQPLDHTYLSSPLNTFYPALYLQQALVNENVLDDLHVTFATSNTFSVMGERISSPENALLVGPSRVFYHEYPEVQCHLVDIDLKQNAEQLDEVAHNLIAESHIATHGNLVAYRGNQRWEESYQAVHLKQDTLGLPAELKDDGVYLITGGLGGLGILLANHLSEKSNAAIILTYRAALPPREEWQAWIQQHPVDDPISEKLASVLRLEARGNTIHLAQVDVNDYHGMREMLSAFPQIDGVFHTAGVAGGGIIPLKNDADCANVLDPKVAGSLILDELLQDKQPDFFILFSSITSIVGDEARIDYCAGNAFMDAFAHYRNQHRRGRTVSLNWGKWGDVGMAVRWGKQLQEKKNSKLAAVEETKGDLLTYLEREGMQESYQVNLTVQDWVIDEHRLAKQPSLVGATILSLLHEFMTCFKPQESLQVKNLMLTKPVIYTDAWPRQMRLFITPEGKGYKFSLKTQGVLELAWQEHAFGGIGHSTATADLTPQSIDTIKQRCTTQVPYAPFITELGNANTGENFLSFSQRWNNHREIVQGNNEWLIHKVLGSDYTHDLTRYPYHPAVIDATAISCLSLITQENFLPISYGKMTFLSPLGKECYVHARLKQAYQPQDSAIVMDITFLSSEGVPLLVLENYTLMKMTMGNQLATSESASTTAAVKVNLADKDILLPEGLDAIKRQLAHLEFAQLVVVTSDLNQLIYESIPEQETPEFILQDSEATEGYARPVLSVDYVAPENDIEKEIVKVWQSILGISGIGVNDSFTELGGNSLLAVQVVSTVSGIFEIDIRVDLFYQNQTVKGLATLILTELEALLQE